aggatagcaaaataatgtttttaaaataaatcattttaaagttaatacaaatatatatatattacaaaactTTGTAATACTTTTGTATACTATTATTCACAAAAATCATTATTCCAtgtaaaaatacataaatatatatatatatatatatatatatatatatattatgtaaatatttctcttcttttattttaagttgtcatatatatttaatcgTATCATATGTAATAacaatttcaaaaaaaaaaaaaacaaaaaaaattaacaacgATCAAAGAACTAATCCTTTTCTTGAACTTGTACCACTTTCAAATGAAAACAGTaaattgataaaaatattttaacacGTTCTTCACCTTGTGATTCATAAACTTGTGAACccttaatttataataataaaatatctaaagttttatcatataataacatccgtatgaattataataatgtatatatatcttcttatttttataacaaattatattatatgttaaaaaatgattaaaaaaaaaaaaaaaaaaaaaaaaaaaaatagattcgtattatatttttatataaattatatgaataaatatatacaataatataaaatatttttatatacttttaatatattatatgtattatatatatatataatatatatatcattttatttacatatataccATTTTCTAGTATAGCACactaaatgaataaaaaaatttaatatatatataatcattcattttgttatatatacatataaatatatatgtaatttatcttttttcttatttttattacataaatataatattttccttttcatggcccattttgtattatttacaaatattgttttttttttttttttaagggtaaaatatatatatactcctacattcatatttaatatttcatatgctcattaataacaatatatataaaatgattatGTTACggttatattttaaaagtataCAAAGATATATTggtaaaaatgtatatttatatgtatagatTAATTTAGTGTtcatgtaaaaaaatataatttataaattcataaataatgaaacGAATTTTTAGGTTGGTAAGAAGATGCTATTATTCAACTGAAAAAAGGACAAATGGGCCTTTGGTATTAGTATCTAATAATCagaatattcattttaatttatccttagaaaattttcttttaaacaattataatgatttactaaaatatttaaatataaacactATTGAGAAATTTAATGAACCAATTTTATTTCTATGGAGAAATAACAGATCTATAATTATAggaaaaaatcaaaatatatggaGTGAAtgtgatttaaaaaatataaaagaagatgGAGTTCTAGTAGCTCGTCGATTTACTGGTGGAGGTGCCGTTTATCATGATTTAGGTAATGTatgttttacatttttaaacAGTAATGTTAATACTTCATCTAATTTCTCTATCATTTTAAATACCTTAAAAAATCATTTTAATATTGAAGCTAAGACACAGGGAAGAAACGATATTACAGTAAATGATCAAAAATGTTCAGGTTCtgcttttaaaaaaattagagaTGTATTCTTACATCATGGTactatattaattaatttggaaaaaaatatattaaataaatatttaacaccagacaaaataaaatatataaaacatggTGTTTCTAGTGTTAATGCAAGAACAATTAATTTAagtgaaataaataaaaatattacttGTGAAAATTTATGCATAGCTTTAATTAAAGAattcataaaattttatgaacaaaattataaacaaaatataaataatgtaaaaaatttagaaaataatataaataattctaattttcagaagaaaaaacaaattaatataaacaatacaAATGAAAACAATTTAATACATAACACCAATATAATACCTAATGATATTACTGTTCATTATAttgatcaaaataataatattactaaAAATCCTGAATTccttaaatattataatttattaaaagattGGGATTGGTGTTATGGAAAAACTCCCAAATTTCAAAATCATCTTTGTAAACAATTCACTTTTGGAAAAttagaattattttttaatgtatcTAATGGTTTTATAAAAGATGGAAATATTTTCTCAGATTGTTTAGATATTAATCTTATTGATCATCTCAAATCAATTTTTAACAATGatattaaatattcaaaagaagatataaatatttttttaaaaaaattaaatgttgaaaataaaaattatttaaatgaagtTAGTTCATGGATATTACAAGAACTTTAGAAAATTAttcaatattttaattataaataaataaaaaaatatatatatttattatatttttcattcataATATCTACTTTGTCTTTTTAATACTATTATTGTGTTTGGTttaattgttatatatatgtttaatatatatatatatatatatatatatatgtataaattttttaaattgttgTAAAAGGTATACCTTTTCCTTTTTCCTAATTAAATTACAACTTTGAATTtgaatataacatatttttaattggTTTGAATTTTTAGGTTTATATAGAAATTCAcgaatataacaaaaaaaaaaaaaaaaaatttaatataaatacaaaatcATAGACAAGAATAtatagacatatatatatatatatatatatatatatatatatatatatatatgtaaatccTCTTTCATATACATTTTCATGTAACaattttaaaaacaaataataagataaaacaaaaaaaaatctaattaagaatttaaaatactcatttatttaattttccCTTTTCGTTTAGATTTTCCTTTAGGTCTGCCTCTTTTTGCTTTACCTTTCTGTTCCTCATTTACTTCATATGATTTTCCTGTATTTTCTTCCCCTTCATATGATTTTCCTGTATTTTCTTCCCCTTCATATGATTTTCCTGTATTTTCTTCACCTTCATGTGATTTTCCTGTATTTTCATCGCCTTCATATGATTTCCCAGTATTTTCTTCACCTTCATTCGATTTTCCTGTATTTTCATTACCTTCATATGATTTCCCTGTATTTTCTTCACCTTCATAAGATTTTCCTGTATTTTCATTACCTTCATATGATTTCCCtgtattttcttcatcttcatgTGATTTTCCTGTATTTTCTTCACCTTCAAAAACCTTATCCATAAATTTTTCCTCCTCCTCTTGAAcggtattattttttaaaactactttttcattttcatctcCAACATATTTTATACTATCATCTGAATTTTCCGTCTTTATTCTTTCGGGGCTTTTTgaatttctttcttttctttccCTTGAaccttttttaatatcatgtttttcttttaaagtATCATCCACAGAATTGTTCTCATTTGTATCATTTTCTAaaacattttcttcatttttacaaaccattaatttattatcatcatttttataatcactttcattcttatatttttcatcacAACTATAAGTTTTATCTTCCAATACTTTCTCGTTTTCACTGTTAGgagaattatttattttatcatcctTATTTAATTCATCACTTTTTGAACTATACACTGACATGCTTCTTTTATCACTTTTTTGACTATGTAGTGATATGCATTTTTTCTCTTCTAAATCATGATCATGATGGCTTCCTGATTTATCCACGGGCtcattttcataaatattattttgatcatcatctgatttatttttaaaatattctttatttttatttttgattattctttttaatttgtcAAATTCTTCCAACCAATTTTCATCTTTAAATTCTACTTGATAATTTGTTGATTTGATAgcatcaatttttttattaataaattcttctgtatttttttgaagaatTCTTGTCTTATCATTAAATTTTAAAGGACACCAAAAAATAGTTGGGTAAGTATTAGtactaataaaatttttcatCTTTTCATAATGacttattaaatttaatttcaTTAATTTATCTTCATCTTGCTTTATACATTCttctatcatttttatatcctTAACATATgcgattatttttatttcaatatcGTCCAGTTCAATTTTTTCAAAGCTTCTTTTCACTTCATGTATCTTTTCTTCCACTCTCTTGTTTTGAAGATTATGCATTATAACTTTTTCATCCGTTTTTTCTTGTTCTAAAGCATCTTTGGCTTTTCTCAAATGATCGAATAAACCAATTTGTAACAGTCGCTTATTCCTATTTACAGTTGTTTCGTCTTCTTCTAATTTCGGCTagacaaaagaaaaaaaaaaaaaaaaaaatttaaataaataaatatatatatatatatatttgagttaaaattaaaaaccaCTAGCtgtaattaatatatacatatatatgatgtgaacaaatattttacacacaaaaataaaagtatataatccttattaatatataaattataatatatataattttaccCGTTTTTCTATTTTAAATTCAGGTAATTTAtcctaaaaaaataaacatatataaataaataaatatatatatatatatatatatatatatatatatatatataagcaattatataaatatgtactATTCATATGTTGATAATTTGTCTATTCATCCAAAtatcatttaaaattaaGCATATGTATTACCAAATTTTCATTGGATGATATTCGCTTTTGCTTTagttttttaatatcttctTCCTTATGatctaaaaataatatatatatatattaaataaatattcattattaattTGTAAATGCacaaatatacacatatatataaattttcaagtaaaaaaaaaggaaaatgaaCAAACAAATGACACAACAAAACAAATGTAAATTTGAACATACAATtggatatttttttatattacctATAGAGAGGTCAGTTAATCtattcaaataatttacTATTTTTGATCTTATAGCATTTTtctcaaaataattatttcttatttttaattttagtCGTTCCTGTTCTGATAAATATTCTTTCATTGTTATAAAAcatatgatatttttatataaattatattatcatttgaaatttgtcatataaaaataacgttttttttcttttatttttcttctttaatgCTTtcaatatatgaattattgcATTTGTAAATTatcaaatataattatattttattttttttcaataaaatatctttatggatatttataattttttatacattaatgacaaataataatataaatatttgttctcaatcaaaattattttaatgtattataaaatatttaactcTCTAAAATTCACAtgaactattttttttttttttttttttatggatTAATTTCtacttaatattatatttccttAAATGtcgatataaatataaaaataataatagaatataaggtttacaaaataataatgttcaatggtaaaagaaaaaaaaaaaaaaaaaaaaaaatcacaaAAAACTGCTAATTAGGAAACTAAATATCCATAcgtgtaaatataatatatatatatttttttttttttattatatttataaagatTTTCTTTacctatataatattattaattttattatatttcaaaatCCTATCTTTTATCTTATTATgtgtacaaatatataataatttattttaaatatttgagttatagatatatttgtCATTAACATGGatgtattttaaattaactatatataataaaagaaaacaaacAGAGAAATAAGAACATACATATACAATATGAATAcacatttttaattatactaTTTAAGTGCCATATGGCTTGGGAAAATCAAAtagataaattaattatagtatgtattttaaaaatatataatgggagtaaaataataaatacttatatatagTTCATGTgtgtgaagaaaaaaaatatattcctaATCTATTAAACAAGGGTGTTAttaagataaataaataaataaatatatatatatatatatatatatatataccattgttctcttattattattatttatatgaataattagtatattataattcacTATAACTCTTCATTTCCATTTTGTATATCAGGTATGTCCCTTTTATCTAATATGGTAACTAAACTTTCTCTTGTTAGCATTTCTTCCTtcaatgttttttttttgtgtaagCATTTTCCAttgtatattaatatttgattttcttcttcaattTTTAAGACTCTCTCCACTTGTTTGTGTAACATATCTATCGAATCCATATGATTTAATTCAATGCTCTAAGGATAGAAATGTATCAAAAAAGAGCGtataatcaaatatatacatataaataaatacatataaataaatacatataaataaatacatatatatatatataacatcattttgtttaatttttttatttttccttaCATATACTTTTCCCGATTCTTGATGAAACAGATAAATCAAGTAAGGCAAAGGATCCGGTTCAggcaaaatataaatagtatcacctgtttttatttcataatatGAAAAGGTTTTATCTAAATTTAAAAGTCCATTTTTCCcttgatataaatatttattatcttcattcaataaattattcttttttaatacttcataaattttattatcatcatgatattctatttcttttaaaaaatttccaATACTATTAACATAAATTACTTTTTGTTCattcttctttttaaatttatacatatatgttaaCTCATccattttcaatatatatatgaggaATTTATAATTTGTGTTGAAATAAAGATGTGTGTATATACAATATGGTAATGAAAGTATTTACatgtatttcttttttttactttatttatatattagatCTTTTAAAGAAACATGAAATATAACGTAGAAGTAATTATTACCTTAAATAGTAATAAACTAAAAATAGCATTTACCTATTATGcagttacatatatatgtttaaattttaattacacatatatatatattattctctATATAGATAATGTCTTTTTTGGAAATCcttataacaataaaaaatttgagatattgaataataatatataaaaatatattccatatattaaaaaaaaaaagaaaagaaaatactaATTGTAGAAATAGTGAAGAGGAAATTcgcattatatttattattttaattatttaattgtatataattatattttacacaTCATCtattgatataataaaaaatttatacttatttcttaattattaaaagaccttttaaaaaatataattatcatcataataacaaatattatttgtatttcttaaacaaaaaatatatatatgtaaatgttATAgcctaatatatatattattttctaattaaaatatttataataatatttttaaccAAAAATATGAACTACGATTATTCTAAGATAcaattatattacataaattgAGGACCCAATAATTTTGAAAcgtttctttatttttattcagaAAAATtgtatgaatttttttttataagaattaaCGATATTTTACACATTAATgacaaataaaatttatttcatacacttataaaaattatatatatatatatatttataatatacatataattttttattttttataatacttttatctcaaaataaaaaaaaagaaaaaaagaatatttataaaataacatcaagaacaaattaataaatattacttttatcataaaaatattttcttatgtgctaataataaaaaaaaaaaaaaaaaaaaaaaaagtgttcTTTTTAAACatcttttttcatattagGTATATGTCTTATTAAACcctgaaaaatataaattcaaaaATGTTTTTAGGATGTATTAAAATactataacatttttattaccagcaaaatgtattattgttttttcttttggattgatataatattttttatttcattcctttacatataatatatgatgtAATACTTTTAACATCACTACattttaatgatataaaaaaaataaaataataatatataatattttctaaaccttaaaattaaattaatactataaaatgaaaattacatctaatatgttataaaaaaaatttgtttcttcttttacttttttttttttttctctttttatgaatcagaataataattaaaatacataaataatatatagagaacgtaagaattataaaaacatttaaataaatacatattctGTGCATGTATAAATaacacaaataaataattatttcttataataaaaaaaataattatatattataatgaatacATAAATGAacattttcatttgtattatttccataattttttatgacaaaatatataattaacaaaaaattataatatatatatatatatatatatatattttttcatatttgaaGCTTTACAAAATtagatataattatatattattattatagattttttattaattaaaaacattttttgTCATGccctgaaaaaaaaatttaatgacAATAATATGTTGAATAACatttaatatgaaaatataaagaacaaagaggagaaaaaaaacttttaaatattcataagagtaaaaatgaatatttccGTGGTATCTTAATTATAATGCAAAATCCTCAAAATAGTGAAAATAAAgttggaaaaaaataaaaataaaataataaacataatataatataactatatagtataatatttacatatatatatatatttatatatatattattttgttatattatgtggtgttttaaaatgtttaaaTATGTTGAATActccttttatataatatgttccatctcttttattaatatatataggtcATTTTTGTTGAAGATGTTGTAAGAGATTTTGACGAAAATGAAATTTTTGAAGAGATAACTGGGAAATTTACATGGGAACAaggtatgtatatatatatatatatatataaggacATATAGtcaagaaaaaagaaaaaaaacaagagatattataaatatatatataatgaattttatattatatttcttattgtattaattttaagtgtacataattttttttttataattataatatttcaattggataaaaatattgttaaCTTATCCATATTtctcataataatatatatatttatttccgtcatatataatatatgaatatcaCTTATTCAACCTACATATTATTACTGATATTAAAAggattaaatatttatattatctcatccatatatatatatatatatatatatataacattatttgtacactttttcttttctgaACACTTCAGATGTTGAACGATCATGGAATTTGCTGGTAGAAAATAATGGTGTGCTACAACATGTTAGCCAAGAGAATGacgaaaatgaaaataaagagaaatataaaaagaaccAAGGATCTTCTTTAAGGAAAGGAATATTTAGGTATCTAAAAATAAcccataaaatatatggataTGTTATTAACTGATATTATTTACACATAATACAATTTATTCTAAATATgccattatatttttttaattacaacgtgtataaaaaaggaaaaacaaatagctgttttttctttgtattatgtatatatatatatattttttatatttatagacACATAATCATACTATTTGACATGTCTAGTAGTATGAAAGAAAGGGATTTAAAACCAGATAGGATAAATGTAGCTTTAGAATGTGTGGAAGTAATaagattaataaaattaaaaaaaaaaaaaaaatgaaaatacatTTGTATtacatgttatatatatatatatatatatatatatatatatatatatattttatctctttttatttttattttttttgaagtcATTTCTAAAAAACTTTTTCTTCAAGAATCCTGTTGGACATGTTGGTGTAGTAGCTTTAAAGAATAGTTCAGCTAAATTAATACAACCATTTACATCAAATGtagatgatatattaaattccATATTAAAGGAAAGAACAGCAGGTCTTCAAGGTTCACCTTCATTGGAAGAAGGATTACAGATAGCACATGATTTATTAATCGATATGCCATTATATGGTACAAAAGAGGTTTTAATAATGTATGGATCTATAAGAACATGTGATAAGAAAAACATTTTAAATGTATTAGAATTATTAgtaaaaagtaatatatatgtaaattgcATTTCAATAGCTCcagaaatgtatatattaaagcaTATTTGTGAAAAATCTAAtggtttttataaaatatgtacaagtaaaaattctttaatgaatgaaataaataataatgctGAAACACCTTTATGGATGCAAGGTATGGAACCTCaattaattcatatatgttttccaacaaagaaaaaaatcagTACACAAATAATGTGTTCATGTCATGGGAAATTAAATACTGATACATATGTATGTAATTTTTGTAATAGTTATACATGCAAAATACCATCCAAATGTAAAGTATGTGGTATACATTTAATATCAATGCACGATCTTTCACATATTACAAATAATCTTCAAGGTTCCCCTTTATtcatagaaataaaaaatgaacaaggaatatataaagtatGTTCATCATGTAATCAACAATtgtataacaaaatataccAATGTACAAAAtgtcaatatattttttgtcttGAATgtgatatttttatacatgAAGAATTAAATCAATGTCCCTTCTGTTTAATTAAtgatacataatatatatatatatattatattaatataataatataaatatgaaaatatatgatagtataataatatatggacTAATACATAACAAcggtataataatattctataaacatatatatgaataagtcattatgatttatatatacttcatcaatataataattaataatgttatattgtttatactatattattattactaataatatatatatttgtgaaatttagattttattataaaaataaaaataataaaacatagaGGAAacatgtatattataatatatatatatgtagaatatatattcatcgCATTTTCTGtaccatatatattatatatatatatatttttttttttattcatttgatgtttttatttttatatacacatttataagtgatatataatacaaattttTTAAGTCTCCATTGTCTGTGGTAATTGTTaagatttattttcttttatattttcacaaataatataaaaaccaaaaatcgacacaaaatataataattaaaatattataaatttttttttatatatacttaaattatataaaagaaatataatgagcatataatttatgaatcatataaaaacaaatgttatgaaaatatttctcaattatttttatatagttcatattataagaaaagaaatgTTGAAAATACAGAAATATCTTCAAAGTTATAATACTATTACTAATTAGGTGATTCATAAAATTTcctataatataaatattttaaaaatgtatataatatagaacagaaaaatatatcttttataattccttttcattcaattataaatattttataggTTACacagaaagaaagaaaaaaataaaaaagaaaaagaaacattttcaattaaatattttaaaaactaatatacattattaaatataattaacttttcttttcattttttttttttttttttttttttgttttttttatttcttaaaatagattaaaaatattaaaaaaaataataataaatataatataacagtaaagttatatataaaaaaatatatgtaaattaattttattattaaaaaagtatagaaatttttatat
This region of Plasmodium sp. gorilla clade G2 genome assembly, chromosome: 13 genomic DNA includes:
- a CDS encoding TFIIH basal transcription factor subunit, putative, whose amino-acid sequence is MQNPQNSENKVIFVEDVVRDFDENEIFEEITGKFTWEQDVERSWNLLVENNGVLQHVSQENDENENKEKYKKNQGSSLRKGIFRHIIILFDMSSSMKERDLKPDRINVALECVESFLKNFFFKNPVGHVGVVALKNSSAKLIQPFTSNVDDILNSILKERTAGLQGSPSLEEGLQIAHDLLIDMPLYGTKEVLIMYGSIRTCDKKNILNVLELLVKSNIYVNCISIAPEMYILKHICEKSNGFYKICTSKNSLMNEINNNAETPLWMQGMEPQLIHICFPTKKKISTQIMCSCHGKLNTDTYVCNFCNSYTCKIPSKCKVCGIHLISMHDLSHITNNLQGSPLFIEIKNEQGIYKVCSSCNQQLYNKIYQCTKCQYIFCLECDIFIHEELNQCPFCLINDT
- a CDS encoding lipoate-protein ligase 1; the protein is MKRIFRLVRRCYYSTEKRTNGPLVLVSNNQNIHFNLSLENFLLNNYNDLLKYLNINTIEKFNEPILFLWRNNRSIIIGKNQNIWSECDLKNIKEDGVLVARRFTGGGAVYHDLGNVCFTFLNSNVNTSSNFSIILNTLKNHFNIEAKTQGRNDITVNDQKCSGSAFKKIRDVFLHHGTILINLEKNILNKYLTPDKIKYIKHGVSSVNARTINLSEINKNITCENLCIALIKEFIKFYEQNYKQNINNVKNLENNINNSNFQKKKQININNTNENNLIHNTNIIPNDITVHYIDQNNNITKNPEFLKYYNLLKDWDWCYGKTPKFQNHLCKQFTFGKLELFFNVSNGFIKDGNIFSDCLDINLIDHLKSIFNNDIKYSKEDINIFLKKLNVENKNYLNEVSSWILQEL
- a CDS encoding ubiquitin-like protein, putative, translated to MDELTYMYKFKKKNEQKVIYVNSIGNFLKEIEYHDDNKIYEVLKKNNLLNEDNKYLYQGKNGLLNLDKTFSYYEIKTGDTIYILPEPDPLPYLIYLFHQESGKVYSIELNHMDSIDMLHKQVERVLKIEEENQILIYNGKCLHKKKTLKEEMLTRESLVTILDKRDIPDIQNGNEEL